A genomic window from Vitis riparia cultivar Riparia Gloire de Montpellier isolate 1030 chromosome 18, EGFV_Vit.rip_1.0, whole genome shotgun sequence includes:
- the LOC117905599 gene encoding laccase-14-like: MTLALCSLEYLDLSRNNFVTLPSSLNQLSQLKGLGLGYCKRLQSLPELPSSIEEIDAHDCTVMENILCPSSVYRSKECGGLRFTFSNCFRLSENESSNFVAATINQITCGLVVQPTEYRLHSNMVHLPPNRCNTRLMGLAVCAIFVVKGAVHDCPGSIFCHEEHQNSSDDGHRFTCGLGINNSSPRINISELWFRRHGVTMPRYPWTDGPEYITQCPIQPGSKFTQKIILSTEEGTLWWHAHSDWTRATVHGAIIIYPKNGTKYPFHKPDREVPIILGEWWKNDVNAVRDEGLVTGGDPDPSDASLINGQPGDLYPCSKSDTFKLTVDHGKTYLLRIINAALQEALFFSIAKHKMTVVGTDGSYTKPLTRDFITIFPGQTYDVLLEANQRPDHYYMAAITYSVAPKYQDFYDNTTTTAIVQYSGYYTPTSPPSFPLLPAYNDTNASVQVMAGLRSLADGEHPCNVPLSTSTNLIYTVSVNSYPCVNNSCVGANGTRFSSSINNISFDTPTVDILQAYYYNISGVYGDKFPSDPPLVFDFTADYLPLIYQLPSSGTEVRVLEYNSTVEIVFQGTNVLAATHHPMHLHGYSFYVVGWGFGNFDGNRDPLRYNLVDPPFQNTISVPSNGWVAIRFEASNPGVWFMHCHVERHLTWGMETAFIVKNGKHPEAQMLPPPSDMPSC, from the exons ATGACTTTAGCTCTCTGCTCATTGGAATATTTAGATCTGAGCAGAAACAATTTTGTTACTCTACCTTCAAGCCTCAATCAACTTTCACAGCTCAAAGGCCTGGGGTTGGGTTATTGCAAGAGGCTTCAATCATTACCAGAGCTTCCATCAAGTATAGAAGAAATAGATGCCCATGATTGCACAGTTATGGAAAACATTTTGTGTCCATCAAGTGTCTACAGATCCAAGGAATGTGGGGGCCTCCGATTCACATTTTCTAATTGCTTCAGACTGTCTGAGAATGAAAGCAGCAACTTTGTGGCAGCTACAATAAATCAGATCACATGTGGCTTGG TGGTTCAGCCAACAGAGTATAGGCTCCACAGTAATATGGTACATCTGCCTCCAAATCGGTGTAATACTAGGTTGATGGGATTGGCTGTGTGCGCTATTTTTGTAGTAAAGGGCGCTGTCCATGATTGCCCTGGTAGTATATTTTGTCATGAAGAACACCAGAATTCTTCGGATGACGGGCACAGATTCACATGTGGCTTGGGTATCAACAATTCCTCGCCGCGTATCAATATAAGCGAA TTATGGTTTCGCAGGCATGGGGTGACCATGCCTAGATATCCATGGACAGATGGTCCTGAGTATATCACACAATGCCCAATTCAGCCAGGGTCAAAGTTTACCCAGAAGATCATCCTTTCCACTGAAGAAGGCACTTTATGGTGGCATGCTCACAGTGACTGGACCCGAGCCACTGTTCATGGAGCTATAATCATCTATCCCAAGAATGGAACCAAGTATCCTTTTCACAAACCTGACAGGGAGGTCCCCATCATATTAG GAGAATGGTGGAAGAATGATGTAAATGCGGTTCGAGATGAAGGGCTTGTAACCGGAGGTGACCCCGACCCCTCTGATGCTTCATTGATAAATGGACAACCCGGTGATCTATATCCATGCTCAAAATCAG ACACATTCAAGCTAACGGTGGATCATGGAAAGACCTATCTACTTCGCATAATCAATGCTGCCTTACAAGAGgctctcttcttctccattgcCAAGCATAAAATGACAGTGGTTGGAACAGATGGTAGCTACACGAAACCATTGACACGAGATTTTATCACAATATTTCCTGGCCAAACCTACGATGTCTTACTAGAAGCTAACCAACGCCCGGATCACTATTACATGGCGGCTATAACTTATTCTGTTGCCCCGAAATATCAAGATTTTTATGATAACACAACCACCACAGCTATTGTACAGTACAGCGGATACTACACTCCAACTTCGCCTCCATCCTTCCCTCTTCTTCCTGCATATAATGACACAAATGCATCGGTTCAAGTCATGGCCGGCCTTCGAAGCTTAGCAGATGGAGAACATCCTTGCAATGTCCCATTGAGCACGAGCACTAACCTGATTTACACTGTTTCTGTAAACTCGTACCCATGCGTCAATAATTCATGTGTAGGGGCCAATGGGACGCGGTTCTCCTCAAGTATAAACAACATAAGCTTCGATACCCCTACAGTTGACATACTGCAAGCTTACTATTATAACATCAGTGGTGTATATGGAGATAAATTTCCTAGCGATCCACCATTGGTGTTCGATTTTACAGCCGATTATCTTCCATTAATCTATCAGTTACCGAGCAGTGGAACAGAAGTAAGGGTGCTCGAGTATAACTCCACAGTGGAGATTGTTTTTCAAGGGACAAACGTGCTTGCAGCGACACACCACCccatgcatctccatggatataGTTTCTATGTTGTTGGATGGGGATTTGGGAATTTCGATGGAAATAGGGACCCATTGCGCTATAATTTGGTGGATCCTCCCTTTCAGAATACAATCTCTGTTCCTTCAAATGGTTGGGTTGCAATCAGATTCGAGGCATCCAATCCTG GAGTGTGGTTCATGCACTGCCATGTAGAACGCCATCTGACCTGGGGCATGGAAACTGCGTTCATAGTGAAAAATGGTAAACACCCGGAAGCTCAAATGTTGCCTCCTCCGTCGGACATGCCATCATGTTGA